Proteins found in one Sphingomonas sp. SORGH_AS_0879 genomic segment:
- a CDS encoding DUF6538 domain-containing protein: MATPWKHPSTGVYYLRRQIPEKLRPAFDGKALWKVSLGTKNGSEATVLFLQANAALEQRFEEARARLKATGSPCPSARDRADELVSAYFQGPELKAGGLDGIERLLLARLEIDRGLWNATPTGCSSPSPLSDQQWWELANNAALLRDHPGRKPVQGHAPGTIWRWGNENFHPEARAEQIGRVVDQIARHNDVTVAELPNGIDAAITAYLDAVPVEAPKARKRRPTSGRLRPDLRLMELFADWKAVMQPSLQSAHEY; the protein is encoded by the coding sequence ATGGCGACACCCTGGAAACACCCCTCGACCGGCGTCTATTACCTGCGCCGACAGATCCCCGAAAAGCTGCGTCCCGCGTTCGACGGCAAGGCGTTGTGGAAGGTGTCGCTCGGCACCAAGAATGGCAGCGAAGCCACGGTGCTGTTCCTCCAGGCCAATGCCGCTCTCGAACAACGGTTCGAAGAGGCGAGAGCCCGGCTGAAGGCGACGGGCAGCCCCTGCCCTTCCGCGCGGGACCGTGCCGACGAACTGGTCTCCGCCTATTTCCAGGGCCCCGAGTTGAAGGCCGGCGGTCTCGATGGCATCGAACGTCTGCTGCTTGCCAGACTGGAAATCGATCGCGGGTTGTGGAACGCGACTCCGACCGGGTGCAGTTCCCCCAGCCCGCTGAGCGATCAGCAATGGTGGGAACTGGCGAACAACGCCGCGCTTCTCCGCGACCATCCCGGACGCAAGCCGGTTCAAGGCCACGCACCCGGCACGATCTGGCGCTGGGGTAACGAAAACTTCCACCCCGAAGCCAGAGCCGAACAGATCGGCCGGGTCGTCGACCAGATCGCCCGTCACAACGATGTGACCGTCGCCGAGCTGCCCAACGGCATCGATGCGGCGATCACGGCCTATCTCGACGCAGTTCCTGTTGAAGCTCCGAAGGCCCGCAAGCGTCGGCCGACATCGGGTCGCCTGCGGCCCGACCTCCGCCTGATGGAGTTGTTTGCCGACTGGAAGGCGGTGATGCAGCCGTCCTTGCAGAGCGCACATGAATATTAG
- a CDS encoding site-specific integrase, giving the protein MPRADRELTFTERLERHRHSDAPRISPATLKKRVGAIQALLSFAKGQKWISRNEGRDVPILGYSKTGAAPRQTFQEEELQRLFASPLFIAPATWKHDRLVSDMTLYWLFLLGLTTGARLEEVGQAMVADVKTDSTITYIDIDDYAAGASDDAKSIKTATSRRLVPVHAKLIELGFRDYIDAVKKAGHTRLFPDLVPNGFGKRTKEASRIANRIIDRYVSTDARLVFHSFRHGFKDLALEAGVLERIVDQICGHAATTVGGKYGQGVRLTILNRELHKVDWSFLDWAALVQASAEIDWVKRFE; this is encoded by the coding sequence ATGCCACGCGCAGATCGCGAACTGACCTTCACCGAGCGGCTTGAGCGCCATCGGCATTCCGATGCGCCCCGGATCAGCCCGGCGACGCTTAAGAAGCGCGTCGGCGCGATCCAGGCGTTGCTGAGCTTCGCCAAGGGCCAGAAGTGGATCAGCCGCAACGAGGGCCGCGATGTGCCGATCCTCGGCTATTCCAAGACCGGCGCCGCCCCTCGCCAGACCTTCCAGGAAGAGGAATTGCAACGGCTGTTCGCCAGCCCGCTGTTCATCGCGCCCGCAACGTGGAAGCATGATCGCCTGGTCAGCGACATGACCCTGTACTGGCTGTTCCTCCTCGGCCTGACGACGGGCGCTCGGCTGGAGGAAGTAGGCCAGGCCATGGTCGCCGATGTGAAGACCGACAGCACCATCACATATATCGACATCGACGACTACGCCGCCGGTGCCAGCGATGACGCGAAGTCGATCAAGACGGCCACGTCACGCCGGCTCGTACCGGTCCATGCCAAGCTGATCGAGCTGGGCTTTCGCGACTATATCGACGCGGTGAAGAAGGCCGGACACACCAGGCTATTCCCTGACCTGGTTCCCAACGGTTTCGGCAAGCGAACGAAGGAGGCCTCGCGCATCGCCAACCGCATCATCGACCGTTACGTGTCGACCGATGCCCGATTGGTCTTTCACAGCTTCCGGCACGGTTTCAAGGACCTCGCGCTGGAAGCCGGCGTGCTCGAGCGGATCGTCGACCAGATCTGTGGCCATGCCGCAACCACGGTCGGTGGCAAATACGGTCAGGGCGTTCGCCTAACGATCCTGAACCGCGAATTGCATAAGGTCGATTGGTCGTTCCTCGACTGGGCTGCGCTGGTTCAGGCGAGCGCCGAGATAGACTGGGTCAAGCGGTTCGAATGA
- a CDS encoding metallophosphoesterase, with protein MERRDLLKLATAAPLLSLGARATAQPVEADFTFAFMGDCHIRPELDADRACAMCFEQVSASNVDFVIQGGDMIEDALEASRDRAVLLMDLYQRTERAHLRKPVHHVLGNHDCLGVFAKSGIAPAAPDFGKRFYIDRFGPTYYAFDHKGVHFVVLDSVGITADRNYEGRIDADQLRWLRADLAAQPKGARIVAVTHIPLVTAMYCYEPKSWLNTPHNWTFVTNGREILRILAEYGVLAVLQAHSHVYERIELNGMSFITTGAVAGADWRGSFLGTPEGYTEITVSGREVASRYRSYGFTSVSPENVPI; from the coding sequence ATGGAACGACGCGACCTCCTGAAGCTGGCCACGGCCGCTCCGCTGCTGTCACTCGGTGCGCGGGCCACGGCGCAGCCGGTCGAGGCGGACTTCACCTTCGCCTTCATGGGCGATTGCCACATCCGCCCCGAGCTGGATGCCGACCGCGCCTGTGCCATGTGCTTCGAGCAGGTGTCCGCCTCGAACGTCGATTTCGTCATACAGGGCGGCGACATGATCGAGGACGCGCTGGAGGCCAGCCGCGACCGCGCGGTCCTGCTGATGGACCTGTACCAGCGGACCGAGCGGGCCCATTTGCGCAAGCCCGTCCACCACGTCCTCGGCAATCACGACTGTCTGGGTGTCTTCGCCAAGAGTGGCATCGCGCCCGCCGCCCCCGATTTCGGCAAGCGCTTCTATATCGATCGTTTCGGCCCGACCTATTATGCCTTCGACCACAAGGGCGTGCATTTCGTCGTGCTGGACTCGGTCGGCATCACGGCGGACCGAAATTACGAGGGCCGGATCGATGCCGATCAGCTCCGATGGCTCCGCGCCGATCTCGCCGCCCAGCCGAAGGGCGCGCGGATCGTCGCCGTCACCCACATTCCCCTCGTGACCGCGATGTACTGCTACGAGCCGAAAAGCTGGCTGAACACACCGCATAACTGGACCTTCGTGACCAATGGCCGTGAAATCCTGCGCATTCTGGCTGAGTATGGTGTGCTCGCCGTGCTCCAGGCGCACAGCCACGTCTATGAAAGGATCGAACTGAACGGCATGTCGTTCATCACGACCGGCGCCGTCGCCGGGGCCGACTGGCGGGGTTCCTTCTTGGGCACGCCCGAGGGTTATACCGAAATCACCGTATCCGGGCGCGAGGTGGCAAGCCGCTATCGGTCCTACGGCTTCACAAGCGTTAGCCCAGAAAACGTACCAATCTGA
- a CDS encoding TonB-dependent receptor → MFKLLTSTAMVVVAMPAAAQARDNAPVRFDIQASDTATALNQFARQAGVHVIFPYDAVANRRVGALHARLTRNEALRRLIAGQGLAIASRTASMISLKAAPEAPTPPAALEASAAQDIVVLGRGQSRQVQTVSAKAMERTSPGTSPLRSLGRLPGVNFDSSDAHGTYEAATQLSIRGFLTDQMGYTLDGVPLGNMQYRNNNGLSINRALLSENNGAATLSQGSGALGTASTSNIGGTVDFTSIDPTDTFGVDLEQSYGSANSWRSFARVNSGDLPWGGRLALSYAHDRQGKWRGWGQQVQDQINAKYLQPLGDAVTSTTFLDLIDRREDDYNDTSLSRLKTYGWQFDNIPTFALAEQLATIVQNGGTPPAPYVNADDAVYQGGGVRRDLLAYEKLAYRLGSRLSGFTTGYLHLDKGIGTWADPYDPTPAAFGGSPISVSANRYNIDRKGVMSRLVFQAGHHKIEGGVWYEHNAFDQANYLYGLQAGNAPAEFQQFYTNPFFTNYENQYRTDTLQLDVSDTWQATDALRLNAGVKGVVSTNTAHSIVSRKPIDGSIQAKNWFLPTVGVLYTLDPHSELFGDYTRNMAAFVASTSAGPFSSSSQAGFNYIRGDLKPEMTNTIEAGYRFHDRDVQLSLTGYYVKFTNRLLASSISATIVGNQNVLQNVGSVSSRGVEAAVTWAFASHWSAYGSWAYNDATYDDNVQPLGGAVIPTKGKQVVASPKQVATAELNYDDGTFWGGVNAHYRSRRYYSYLNDAVIPGAVNVNLSAGYRFSRQLDVQLNVMNLFDKRYIASTGTAGFVTSDPNGTYTTLQTAAPRQVFGTVRVHF, encoded by the coding sequence ATGTTCAAGCTTCTGACCTCGACCGCCATGGTGGTGGTCGCGATGCCGGCTGCCGCGCAGGCTCGGGACAATGCCCCGGTCCGGTTCGACATTCAGGCGAGCGACACCGCCACCGCGCTGAACCAGTTCGCCCGGCAGGCAGGCGTCCATGTCATTTTCCCCTATGACGCGGTCGCGAACCGGCGTGTGGGTGCGCTGCACGCCCGGCTGACCCGCAATGAGGCGCTGCGTCGCCTGATTGCGGGTCAGGGCCTGGCCATCGCCAGCCGGACCGCGTCGATGATCTCGCTCAAGGCCGCCCCCGAGGCGCCGACGCCCCCCGCCGCACTCGAAGCCAGCGCCGCGCAGGACATTGTCGTGCTGGGGCGGGGCCAGTCGCGTCAGGTCCAGACGGTGTCGGCGAAGGCGATGGAAAGGACGTCCCCCGGCACCTCGCCGCTGCGCTCGCTGGGGCGGCTGCCGGGCGTCAACTTCGACTCGTCGGACGCACACGGCACCTATGAGGCGGCGACGCAGCTGTCGATCCGTGGCTTCCTGACCGACCAGATGGGCTATACGCTCGACGGCGTGCCGCTGGGCAACATGCAGTATCGCAACAATAACGGCCTTTCGATCAACCGCGCGCTGCTGAGCGAGAACAACGGGGCCGCCACCCTGTCGCAGGGCAGCGGCGCGCTGGGCACCGCCTCGACCAGCAATATCGGCGGCACGGTCGATTTCACCTCGATCGATCCAACCGACACATTCGGCGTCGACCTCGAACAAAGCTATGGCAGCGCCAATTCTTGGCGCAGCTTCGCCCGGGTCAATAGCGGCGATCTGCCCTGGGGCGGTCGGCTGGCCCTGTCCTATGCGCACGACCGGCAGGGCAAATGGCGCGGCTGGGGCCAGCAGGTGCAGGATCAGATCAACGCCAAATATCTACAGCCGCTGGGCGACGCCGTGACCTCGACCACGTTTCTCGACCTGATCGACCGGCGCGAGGACGATTATAACGACACCTCGCTCAGCCGCCTGAAAACCTATGGGTGGCAGTTCGACAATATCCCGACCTTCGCGCTGGCCGAGCAGTTGGCGACGATCGTCCAGAATGGCGGCACGCCGCCGGCCCCGTACGTCAATGCCGACGACGCGGTGTATCAGGGCGGCGGCGTCCGGCGCGACCTGCTGGCCTATGAGAAGCTGGCCTATCGCCTGGGGTCGCGCCTGTCGGGTTTCACCACCGGCTATCTCCATCTGGACAAGGGCATCGGCACCTGGGCCGATCCCTATGATCCGACCCCAGCAGCCTTTGGCGGCTCGCCGATCTCGGTATCGGCCAATCGCTACAATATCGACCGCAAGGGCGTCATGTCCCGCCTGGTCTTCCAGGCGGGACACCACAAGATCGAGGGCGGCGTCTGGTACGAGCATAACGCCTTCGACCAGGCCAATTACCTCTACGGCCTCCAGGCGGGCAACGCGCCGGCCGAATTCCAGCAATTCTACACCAATCCGTTCTTCACTAACTATGAGAACCAGTACCGGACCGACACGCTGCAACTGGACGTCAGCGATACGTGGCAGGCAACCGACGCACTGCGCCTGAACGCTGGCGTCAAGGGCGTGGTATCCACCAACACCGCTCACAGCATCGTCAGCCGCAAGCCGATCGACGGATCGATTCAGGCGAAGAACTGGTTCCTGCCGACGGTCGGCGTCCTCTACACCCTCGATCCGCATAGCGAGCTGTTCGGCGACTATACCCGCAACATGGCGGCCTTCGTCGCGTCGACCTCCGCTGGGCCTTTCTCCAGCAGTTCCCAGGCAGGCTTCAACTATATCCGCGGCGACCTGAAGCCTGAGATGACCAACACGATCGAGGCGGGCTATCGCTTCCACGACCGCGACGTGCAGCTCTCGCTGACCGGCTATTATGTGAAGTTCACCAACCGCCTGCTCGCCTCGTCGATCAGCGCGACAATCGTCGGCAACCAGAACGTCCTGCAGAATGTCGGCAGCGTGTCGTCGCGCGGGGTCGAGGCGGCGGTCACCTGGGCCTTTGCATCGCACTGGTCGGCCTATGGCAGCTGGGCGTATAACGACGCGACCTATGACGACAATGTCCAGCCGCTGGGCGGCGCGGTCATCCCGACGAAGGGCAAGCAGGTCGTCGCCTCGCCGAAGCAGGTGGCGACGGCCGAACTCAACTATGACGACGGCACGTTCTGGGGCGGCGTGAACGCGCATTATCGCAGCAGGCGCTATTACAGCTATCTCAACGATGCGGTCATTCCCGGCGCGGTCAACGTCAACCTGTCGGCGGGCTATCGGTTCAGCCGGCAACTAGACGTGCAGCTCAACGTGATGAACCTATTCGACAAGCGGTACATCGCCTCGACCGGCACGGCCGGGTTCGTCACCTCCGACCCGAACGGCACCTATACGACGTTGCAGACGGCGGCGCCCCGGCAGGTGTTCGGCACGGTTCGCGTGCATTTCTGA
- a CDS encoding FecR family protein, giving the protein MSSHCPRQPCDADLTDEAAAWLAALDAGSADIAAFEAWRDADVRRAVAFVEVASTWRDLDRLRVARGDMQHAPELRPLAKPEHPDRRHVLRAAASVAAVMVVGGGFAYRANARDKAVTKVGERTAVAAGPGLSLHLNTDSCVYWKDGAPDRLWLERGEVAIRLDASHRLELIAPDGRFQLSPGLYNARLRPTGCELAVVRGRIVDGTKTSIGPGEVALATAGRLTIHSRDGSDMARVTAWQRDTLVLNGESLDYALAEMNRYLADKIVIGDPALSRLRIGGTFATTNPREFLQALRTSFGVRATSGANGGIVLSRA; this is encoded by the coding sequence TTGTCCAGCCATTGCCCCCGACAGCCGTGCGACGCTGACCTGACCGACGAAGCGGCGGCATGGCTGGCCGCGCTCGACGCAGGCTCGGCGGACATCGCGGCGTTCGAGGCGTGGCGCGATGCGGATGTACGGCGCGCGGTCGCCTTCGTCGAAGTGGCGAGCACCTGGCGCGATCTCGATCGGCTGCGCGTGGCACGCGGCGACATGCAACACGCGCCCGAATTGCGGCCCCTCGCGAAGCCCGAGCACCCCGACCGGCGCCATGTGCTGCGTGCGGCGGCCTCGGTCGCCGCCGTCATGGTCGTGGGCGGCGGCTTCGCCTATCGCGCCAATGCCCGCGACAAGGCTGTGACCAAGGTCGGGGAACGGACGGCGGTGGCGGCAGGCCCCGGCCTGTCGCTCCATCTCAACACCGATAGCTGCGTCTATTGGAAAGACGGCGCGCCCGACCGCCTCTGGCTGGAGCGCGGTGAGGTGGCGATCCGGCTGGACGCGTCGCATCGGCTGGAGCTGATCGCCCCCGATGGTCGGTTCCAGCTCAGCCCCGGCCTGTACAATGCCCGGCTGCGTCCGACCGGATGCGAACTGGCGGTCGTGCGGGGCCGCATCGTCGACGGCACGAAGACGTCGATTGGCCCCGGCGAAGTCGCCTTGGCCACGGCCGGCCGGCTCACCATTCATTCGCGCGACGGCAGCGACATGGCACGCGTCACCGCGTGGCAGCGTGATACGCTGGTCCTGAACGGCGAAAGCCTGGACTATGCGCTGGCGGAAATGAACCGCTATCTGGCCGACAAGATCGTGATCGGAGATCCGGCGCTGTCGCGGCTTCGCATCGGCGGCACCTTCGCGACGACGAACCCGCGCGAATTCCTGCAAGCGCTGCGCACGTCCTTCGGCGTGCGTGCCACCTCAGGCGCCAATGGCGGCATCGTTCTGTCACGCGCATAA
- a CDS encoding RNA polymerase sigma factor: protein MSWLREIDRWFMAEVLPHAAAYRARAAYFCGRDEADDLVQEAYARVLNTADYRSISSPRAFVLTIVHNLALERIRRANVVRIDVLASLDMPEVADPAPDAFAVAAGRSELHRLSEWIDALPPQMSQVVHMRKIQGLPPATIAQALCISVSTVEKHIARGLALITKTRRDSEARMEEVCPAIAPDSRATLT, encoded by the coding sequence TTGAGCTGGCTGCGCGAAATAGACCGTTGGTTCATGGCCGAGGTGCTGCCGCATGCGGCGGCGTATCGGGCGAGAGCCGCGTATTTCTGCGGCCGGGACGAAGCGGACGATCTGGTGCAGGAAGCCTATGCCCGCGTTCTGAACACGGCGGATTATCGGTCGATATCGTCGCCACGGGCCTTTGTCCTGACCATCGTCCATAATCTGGCGCTGGAACGGATACGGCGGGCTAATGTGGTCCGGATCGATGTGCTGGCATCGCTGGACATGCCGGAGGTTGCCGATCCGGCCCCCGATGCTTTTGCGGTCGCGGCGGGGCGCTCCGAGCTGCACCGGCTGTCGGAATGGATCGACGCGCTGCCCCCGCAAATGTCGCAGGTGGTGCATATGCGCAAGATTCAGGGCCTGCCACCCGCCACGATCGCACAGGCGCTTTGCATATCCGTCTCGACCGTGGAAAAGCATATCGCTAGGGGGCTTGCCCTCATCACCAAGACGCGTCGCGACAGCGAGGCCCGGATGGAGGAAGTTTGTCCAGCCATTGCCCCCGACAGCCGTGCGACGCTGACCTGA
- a CDS encoding IS3 family transposase (programmed frameshift) — MKRKQFSEEQIIGILKEAEAGAVVTELCRKHGMSSATYYAWKAKFGGLEVSDAKRLRSLEEENARLKRLLADTMLDNAGLKDLLSKKLVTPAAKRQAVAHLQATLGMSERRACTVVGADRTSMRYRSCRADDGDLRSRLRELAQQRRRFGYRRLHILLRRDGITINRKKTQRLYREEGLTVRRRKGRRRATGSRAPASVLALPNQRWSLDFVHDQLVTGRRFRVLNIVDDVTRECLRAVVDTSISGRRVVRELADLIAERGRPKMIVSDNGTELTSNAVLAWSGDARIEWHYIAPGKPTQNGFVESFNGRMRDELLNETLFFTIGQARSILARWVDDYNNERPHSSLGYATPAAFAAGLEQQRAGLTPPVASPALMRENHGRSLVAAG; from the exons ATGAAGCGGAAGCAGTTTTCGGAAGAGCAGATCATCGGCATCCTGAAGGAGGCCGAGGCGGGTGCGGTGGTGACGGAGCTGTGCCGCAAGCACGGGATGTCGAGCGCGACTTACTATGCGTGGAAGGCGAAGTTCGGCGGCCTGGAGGTGTCCGACGCAAAGCGCCTGCGGTCGCTCGAAGAGGAGAACGCCCGGCTCAAACGGCTACTGGCGGACACGATGCTGGACAATGCGGGGTTGAAAGACCTGCTGTCAAAAAAGT TGGTGACGCCCGCCGCGAAGCGGCAAGCGGTCGCGCATCTCCAGGCGACGCTGGGGATGAGCGAGCGGCGGGCATGCACGGTCGTTGGGGCAGACCGCACGAGCATGCGGTATCGCTCGTGCCGGGCGGATGATGGCGACCTGCGGTCGCGGCTGCGCGAGCTGGCGCAGCAACGCCGACGGTTCGGCTATCGGCGTCTGCACATCCTGCTGCGCCGGGACGGCATCACGATCAACCGCAAGAAGACCCAGCGGCTCTATCGTGAGGAGGGTTTGACGGTCAGGCGCCGGAAGGGACGAAGGCGCGCCACAGGCAGCCGTGCGCCCGCGTCAGTGCTGGCGCTTCCCAACCAGCGCTGGAGTCTGGACTTCGTCCACGACCAGCTCGTGACCGGCCGTCGGTTCCGCGTGCTCAACATCGTCGATGACGTCACGCGCGAATGCCTTCGGGCGGTGGTGGACACGTCGATCTCGGGCCGGCGGGTCGTGCGCGAGCTGGCCGATCTGATCGCCGAGCGTGGCAGGCCGAAGATGATCGTCAGCGACAACGGGACCGAACTGACGTCGAACGCGGTGCTCGCCTGGTCCGGCGATGCCCGCATCGAGTGGCATTACATCGCGCCGGGCAAGCCCACGCAGAACGGGTTCGTCGAGAGCTTTAACGGTCGCATGCGCGACGAGCTGCTCAACGAGACGCTGTTCTTCACCATCGGTCAGGCCCGCTCGATTCTGGCCCGCTGGGTCGACGACTACAACAACGAGCGTCCGCACTCCTCGCTCGGCTACGCCACTCCGGCAGCCTTCGCTGCCGGGCTCGAACAGCAACGGGCGGGGTTAACCCCGCCCGTTGCTTCACCTGCGCTTATGCGCGAAAACCACGGTCGGTCTCTGGTTGCCGCTGGATGA
- a CDS encoding S8 family serine peptidase, producing the protein MVSAKAAYAYDKGITGKGVTIAVIDTGIATSSAEFAGRISPDSKTFESKIARCATCAPETVTFPLDDVQGHGTEVASVALAAKNGTGVQGVAYDATLLALKIVAPDLEGVTATSVIKEGSGANAANIAPAITYAVEKGAFVISLSLNGEAAGQTAAEQRAAMDGVVKADRLLVQSVSNFVDDKSGAPGTITRNLVGGNLENKDSFLFGLRVDGSLRPPSGNGLPGDLADRTLAVVATDVSVVGKDGQLTTVTGNSFAAPAIAGAAALLKQYWPQLGGKAISRILLDTATDLGDKGADQIFGAGLLNVEAAMKAQAPASAFAAADMVLARYSSLSLSGPFGSGGQLSDAVTRMTVVDRYGRDFTMTGTPAPRSQRSGLLAGAMLGTMDPPWLATSASDAKLGFASATTGPWAAARSSRPATFAFSPAAGQTVSFSANVAIGQGAGIAGSALRGVVAAPVGTSSSWSGNGWSAGFASGASRDGRSALRSVTFATPMGLGVELSDLTERGQVLGLRAPAGLALSGSRTTLATLTASRSIAGVLLSARATAATTQVAGGSDLLRFTGPMTGTAFALDAAYRLGGGTMTLGLSSPLRLEHARAVVEAPVAYDLMTGVLATRLTSVDLTPTAREMDVELGWSAALSPTSSLRLGVAHAFDAGHVAGAQDTAGFPSLTLR; encoded by the coding sequence GTGGTCAGTGCGAAGGCCGCCTACGCCTATGACAAAGGCATCACCGGCAAGGGCGTGACCATCGCGGTCATCGACACCGGCATCGCCACCAGCAGCGCCGAGTTCGCCGGCCGCATCTCGCCCGACAGCAAGACGTTCGAAAGCAAAATCGCGCGTTGCGCCACCTGTGCGCCGGAGACGGTGACCTTCCCGCTCGACGATGTGCAGGGCCATGGCACCGAGGTCGCCTCGGTCGCGCTCGCCGCGAAAAATGGCACGGGGGTGCAAGGCGTCGCCTATGACGCGACGCTGCTCGCCCTCAAGATCGTAGCGCCCGATCTCGAGGGCGTCACCGCGACATCGGTTATCAAGGAAGGTAGCGGCGCGAACGCCGCCAACATCGCCCCCGCCATCACCTATGCGGTGGAGAAAGGCGCGTTCGTGATCTCGCTGAGCCTGAACGGCGAGGCGGCTGGTCAGACCGCCGCCGAGCAACGTGCGGCGATGGACGGCGTCGTCAAGGCCGACCGGCTGCTCGTGCAATCCGTCTCCAACTTCGTCGACGACAAAAGCGGCGCCCCTGGGACGATCACCCGCAACCTGGTCGGTGGCAATCTGGAGAACAAGGACAGTTTCCTGTTCGGCCTCCGGGTCGACGGCTCGCTCCGCCCGCCGAGTGGCAACGGCCTGCCTGGCGATCTTGCCGACCGCACGCTGGCGGTGGTTGCGACGGACGTCAGCGTCGTCGGCAAGGACGGGCAACTGACCACCGTCACCGGCAACAGCTTCGCCGCCCCCGCGATCGCCGGGGCCGCCGCGCTGCTCAAGCAATACTGGCCGCAACTCGGCGGCAAGGCGATCTCGCGCATCCTGCTCGATACCGCGACCGACCTCGGCGACAAGGGTGCAGACCAGATCTTCGGCGCCGGTTTGCTCAACGTCGAGGCGGCGATGAAGGCACAGGCGCCCGCCAGCGCCTTTGCCGCCGCCGACATGGTGCTGGCACGCTACTCCTCGCTTAGCCTGTCGGGCCCGTTCGGCAGCGGCGGGCAGTTGTCGGACGCCGTGACCCGGATGACGGTTGTCGACCGCTATGGCCGTGACTTCACCATGACTGGCACCCCCGCACCACGCAGCCAGAGATCGGGGTTGCTGGCGGGTGCGATGCTGGGGACGATGGACCCGCCGTGGCTCGCCACGAGTGCCAGCGACGCGAAGCTCGGCTTCGCCTCCGCTACCACCGGGCCATGGGCTGCGGCGCGGTCCAGCCGCCCGGCCACCTTCGCCTTCTCGCCTGCCGCCGGCCAAACCGTCAGTTTCAGCGCCAATGTCGCGATCGGGCAAGGCGCGGGCATCGCCGGCTCTGCCTTGCGCGGTGTCGTTGCAGCACCGGTTGGCACCTCGTCATCGTGGAGCGGCAACGGTTGGTCGGCAGGCTTTGCTTCCGGCGCATCACGCGACGGCCGCTCTGCTTTGCGCAGTGTCACCTTCGCGACGCCGATGGGGCTTGGGGTTGAGCTGTCGGACCTGACCGAACGCGGACAGGTGCTGGGGCTACGCGCCCCCGCTGGCTTGGCCCTCTCGGGCAGCCGGACGACGCTGGCCACCCTGACGGCTAGCCGCAGCATTGCAGGCGTGTTGCTGTCGGCACGGGCCACGGCCGCCACCACTCAGGTCGCCGGCGGATCGGACCTGCTGCGCTTCACCGGCCCGATGACCGGCACCGCCTTCGCGCTCGACGCGGCGTATCGTCTTGGCGGCGGCACGATGACGCTCGGGCTGTCCTCGCCGCTTCGGCTCGAACACGCCCGTGCGGTCGTCGAGGCGCCAGTCGCCTATGACCTGATGACCGGCGTGCTCGCCACTCGCCTGACCAGCGTCGACCTGACACCGACCGCACGCGAGATGGACGTCGAGCTTGGCTGGTCGGCCGCGCTGTCGCCCACCTCCTCGCTGCGGCTCGGCGTCGCCCATGCCTTCGATGCCGGGCACGTCGCCGGCGCGCAGGACACCGCCGGCTTTCCCAGCCTGACCCTCCGCTGA